The following proteins come from a genomic window of Mycolicibacterium rufum:
- a CDS encoding FAD-binding protein produces the protein MHDWDEETDVLVAGSGAGGVTGAYTAAREGLDVLLVEASDRFGGTTAYSGGGGMWFPCNPVLQRAGYGDAPDDTLDDALEYYNAVVGDRTPAALREAYVRGGAPLISYLEADEQLKFSLLPWPDYFGSAPKARHDGMRHIAAKPLRVAAAPDLAELIRGPLDTDRLGRPQPQDYFVGGRALIARFLIALRRHPHAATRLNTALTELVVEDGAVVGAVVTTGERSRTVRTRRGVLLAAGGFEHNDAMRKRYGVPGRSTDSMGPPSNRGLAHLAGIAAGADIDLMDQAWWSPGLTHPDGTSAFALWFTGGIFVDDRGRRFVNESAAYDRLGRAILAAMADGTVTLPYWMVYDDREGAVPPVKAPNVSMVETERYVAAGLWRTADTLAELATEIGVPPENLEHTVARYNAFASAGVDEDHGRGGEAYDRAFSGGASPLVPIERPPFHAAAFGVSDLGTKGGLRTDAAARVLDTAGAVIPGLYAAGNTMAAPSGTAYPGGGNPIGTSMVFSHLAALDMTGRTRP, from the coding sequence ATGCACGACTGGGATGAGGAGACCGACGTACTGGTCGCGGGGTCGGGGGCCGGCGGGGTCACCGGCGCCTACACCGCGGCGCGGGAGGGCCTCGACGTGCTGCTGGTGGAGGCGTCGGACCGGTTCGGCGGCACCACGGCCTACTCCGGCGGCGGCGGGATGTGGTTCCCGTGCAATCCCGTCCTGCAGCGCGCCGGCTACGGCGACGCACCAGACGACACCCTCGACGACGCGCTCGAGTACTACAACGCCGTCGTCGGCGACCGCACGCCGGCCGCGCTGCGGGAGGCCTACGTGCGGGGCGGTGCCCCGCTGATCAGCTATCTCGAAGCCGATGAGCAGCTCAAGTTCTCGCTGCTGCCATGGCCGGACTATTTCGGGTCGGCCCCCAAGGCGCGCCACGACGGCATGCGTCACATCGCAGCCAAGCCGCTGCGGGTCGCCGCCGCACCGGATCTGGCCGAGCTCATCCGCGGTCCCCTCGACACCGACCGGCTCGGGCGGCCGCAGCCTCAGGACTATTTCGTCGGCGGCCGCGCGCTGATCGCCCGCTTCCTGATCGCCCTCCGTCGTCATCCGCACGCCGCCACCCGGCTCAACACGGCGCTGACCGAGCTCGTCGTCGAGGACGGCGCGGTGGTCGGGGCCGTCGTGACGACCGGGGAGCGCAGCCGGACCGTCAGGACCCGCCGCGGAGTGCTGCTCGCCGCAGGCGGATTCGAGCACAACGACGCGATGCGCAAGCGCTACGGCGTGCCGGGCCGATCCACCGACAGCATGGGACCGCCGTCGAACCGCGGGCTGGCGCATCTTGCCGGGATCGCCGCCGGCGCCGACATCGACCTGATGGACCAGGCCTGGTGGTCACCGGGCCTCACCCACCCCGACGGCACCTCGGCGTTCGCTCTGTGGTTCACGGGCGGCATCTTCGTCGACGACCGCGGCCGCCGGTTCGTCAACGAGTCCGCCGCCTACGACCGGCTGGGCCGGGCGATCCTGGCGGCGATGGCCGACGGCACCGTCACGCTGCCCTACTGGATGGTGTACGACGACCGCGAGGGTGCAGTGCCGCCGGTCAAGGCGCCGAACGTGTCGATGGTCGAGACCGAGCGCTACGTCGCGGCCGGATTGTGGCGCACCGCAGACACTCTCGCCGAGCTGGCCACGGAGATCGGCGTTCCGCCGGAGAACCTGGAGCACACCGTGGCCCGCTACAACGCCTTCGCCAGTGCCGGCGTCGACGAGGACCACGGTCGCGGTGGCGAGGCCTACGACCGCGCGTTCTCCGGCGGCGCGTCCCCGCTGGTGCCGATCGAACGGCCGCCGTTCCACGCCGCCGCATTCGGCGTCTCGGATCTGGGCACCAAGGGCGGGCTGCGCACCGACGCCGCGGCGCGGGTCCTCGACACCGCGGGCGCGGTGATCCCCGGTCTGTACGCGGCGGGCAACACGATGGCCGCCCCCAGCGGCACCGCCTACCCCGGCGGCGGCAACCCCATCGGCACCAGCATGGTGTTCAGCCACCTCGCGGCGCTGGACATGACAGGAAGGACCCGGCCATGA
- a CDS encoding acetolactate synthase large subunit: MNGARSLLTTLVDAGVDVCFANPGTSEMHFVAALDTVGGMRGVLTLFEGVATGAADGYARIAGTPAAVLLHLGPGLGNGLANLHNARRAHTPMVVVVGDHATYHKKYDAPLESDIDAVAGSVSGWVHRSLRPADIAADTMAALDAARRGVVSTLILPADVSWSDGAGPAPAASEPEEPAVDGDAVRAAAAALRSGERAVVLVGGDATRAPGLAAAVRIGEATGASVLCETFPARLERGAGVPAVERLAYFAEAAAEQLAGARHLVLAGAVSPVSFFAYPGKASDLVPDGCTVHVLASHRGAAAALEHLADELAPGSTPAVAPSTRPALPTGDLNAFAAATVIGALLPEGAIVVDESNTAGVGVAAATAGAPAHDVLTLTGGAIGYGIPAAVGAAIAAPDRPVVSLQADGSALYTISALWTQAREHLDVTTVIFDNGAYDILRIELQRVGATSGAEPGPKARELLDLGSPAMDFVQIAEGFGVPARRVRTAEELAAALADAFAEPGPHLIDAMVPSLLS, translated from the coding sequence ATGAACGGTGCGCGTTCCCTGCTGACCACGCTCGTCGACGCGGGCGTCGACGTCTGCTTCGCCAACCCGGGCACGTCGGAGATGCATTTCGTCGCCGCGCTGGACACCGTCGGCGGAATGCGCGGCGTCCTGACGCTGTTCGAAGGGGTCGCCACCGGAGCCGCCGACGGGTACGCACGGATCGCAGGCACGCCCGCTGCGGTGCTGCTGCACCTCGGGCCCGGTCTGGGCAACGGCCTGGCCAACCTGCACAACGCGCGGCGGGCGCACACCCCGATGGTCGTCGTCGTCGGTGACCACGCCACCTACCACAAGAAGTACGACGCCCCTTTGGAATCCGACATCGACGCGGTCGCCGGCTCCGTGTCGGGCTGGGTGCACCGCAGTCTGCGGCCCGCCGACATCGCCGCCGACACCATGGCGGCTCTCGACGCCGCCCGCCGGGGCGTCGTGTCGACGCTGATCCTGCCCGCCGACGTCTCGTGGAGCGACGGGGCGGGACCGGCACCCGCAGCGTCCGAGCCCGAGGAACCAGCCGTGGACGGCGACGCTGTCCGCGCCGCCGCGGCGGCGCTGCGTTCCGGGGAACGCGCCGTGGTCCTGGTCGGCGGCGACGCGACCCGGGCGCCGGGCCTGGCGGCCGCCGTCCGTATCGGCGAGGCCACCGGGGCGAGCGTGCTCTGCGAGACGTTCCCCGCCCGGCTCGAGCGCGGGGCGGGCGTCCCCGCCGTCGAGCGGCTCGCGTACTTCGCCGAGGCCGCCGCCGAACAGCTCGCCGGCGCACGGCATCTGGTGCTGGCCGGCGCGGTGTCGCCGGTGTCGTTCTTCGCCTATCCCGGGAAGGCGAGCGACCTGGTGCCCGACGGCTGCACGGTGCACGTGCTGGCATCGCATCGCGGCGCGGCGGCGGCGCTGGAGCACCTGGCCGACGAGCTGGCGCCCGGCAGCACACCAGCGGTTGCGCCGTCGACGCGGCCGGCGTTGCCGACCGGCGACCTGAACGCGTTCGCCGCGGCCACCGTGATCGGCGCGCTACTCCCCGAGGGAGCGATCGTCGTCGACGAATCCAACACCGCGGGCGTGGGTGTCGCCGCGGCGACCGCCGGTGCTCCGGCCCACGATGTGCTGACGCTGACCGGTGGCGCCATCGGCTACGGCATCCCGGCCGCGGTCGGCGCGGCGATCGCGGCGCCGGACCGTCCGGTGGTGTCGCTGCAGGCCGATGGCTCGGCGCTGTACACGATCTCGGCGCTGTGGACCCAGGCTCGCGAGCACCTCGACGTGACGACGGTGATCTTCGACAACGGCGCCTACGACATCCTGCGCATCGAACTGCAGCGGGTGGGCGCGACCAGCGGTGCCGAACCTGGACCGAAGGCTCGTGAGCTGCTCGACCTCGGCTCTCCCGCCATGGATTTCGTGCAGATCGCCGAGGGTTTCGGCGTGCCGGCCCGGCGCGTCAGGACCGCCGAGGAGCTGGCGGCCGCGCTGGCCGACGCGTTCGCCGAGCCGGGCCCGCACTTGATCGACGCGATGGTGCCGTCCCTGCTGTCGTGA
- a CDS encoding Rieske 2Fe-2S domain-containing protein → MTTEHIRDIDTGTAMTRYARGWHCLGLAETFRDGKPHSINAFGTMLVVFADSTGTLNVLDGYCRHMGGNLGQGTVKGDDIACPFHDWRWRGDGRCSLVPYAKRTPRMARTRAWQTTEVNGQLLVWHDPEGSTPSAELTPPTIDGYDEGRWSPWQWSSILIEGAHCREIVDNNVDMAHFFYIHHAYPTYFKNVIEGHTASQYMESKPRPDYTADPEKLWEGTYLRSEATYFGPAYMINWLHNDLAPGFTVEVALINCHYPVTHHSFVLQWGVAVAAMPGLPADKAAKLAAAMNRTFGEGFLEDVEIWKNKTRIDNPLLTEEDGPVYQHRRWYEQFYVDAADVTPDMTDRFEQEVDTTHAFDLWQQEVEQNLARLAAGASESTTDSANK, encoded by the coding sequence ATGACGACCGAGCACATCCGCGACATCGACACCGGCACGGCGATGACGCGCTACGCCCGCGGCTGGCACTGCCTCGGTCTTGCCGAGACGTTCCGGGATGGAAAGCCGCACAGCATCAACGCCTTCGGCACGATGCTGGTGGTGTTCGCCGACTCCACGGGCACCCTCAACGTCCTCGACGGGTACTGCCGCCACATGGGCGGCAACCTCGGCCAGGGCACGGTCAAGGGCGACGACATCGCGTGCCCGTTCCACGACTGGCGATGGCGCGGCGACGGCCGATGCTCGCTCGTCCCGTACGCCAAGCGGACCCCGAGGATGGCGCGCACCCGCGCGTGGCAGACGACCGAGGTGAACGGTCAACTGCTGGTCTGGCACGATCCCGAGGGTTCGACGCCGTCGGCCGAGCTCACCCCGCCGACGATCGACGGTTACGACGAGGGCCGCTGGTCGCCCTGGCAGTGGAGTTCGATCCTCATCGAGGGCGCGCACTGCCGCGAGATCGTCGACAACAACGTCGACATGGCGCACTTCTTCTACATCCACCACGCGTACCCCACGTATTTCAAGAACGTGATCGAGGGGCACACCGCCAGCCAGTACATGGAGTCCAAGCCACGGCCGGACTACACCGCCGATCCCGAGAAGCTCTGGGAGGGGACGTATCTGAGGTCCGAGGCGACCTATTTCGGCCCCGCGTACATGATCAACTGGCTGCACAACGACCTCGCCCCCGGATTCACCGTGGAGGTGGCGCTGATCAACTGCCACTACCCGGTGACGCACCACTCGTTCGTGCTGCAGTGGGGCGTCGCCGTCGCCGCGATGCCAGGCCTGCCCGCCGACAAGGCCGCCAAACTCGCGGCGGCGATGAACCGGACCTTCGGCGAGGGCTTTCTCGAGGACGTCGAAATCTGGAAGAACAAGACCCGCATCGACAATCCTCTGCTGACCGAGGAGGACGGCCCGGTGTATCAGCACCGGCGCTGGTACGAGCAGTTCTACGTCGACGCCGCCGACGTCACGCCCGACATGACCGACCGCTTCGAGCAGGAGGTCGACACCACGCACGCCTTCGATCTGTGGCAGCAGGAGGTGGAGCAGAACCTGGCCCGTCTCGCCGCGGGGGCATCGGAGTCGACGACCGACTCAGCAAACAAGTAG
- a CDS encoding NAD(P)H-dependent flavin oxidoreductase yields MRTELCDRFGIDYPIFVFTPSEKVAAAVTRAGGLGVLGCVRFNDADDLENVLQWMDANTDGKPYGVDIVMPAKVPTEGTSVDINKLIPAEHREFVDKTLADLGVPPLPADEERSEGVLGWLHSVARSHVEVALKHPIKLIANALGSPPKDVIDQVHEAGVPIAALAGSAKHALRHAENGVDIVVAQGHEAGGHTGEIGSMVLWPEIVDALDGRTPVLAAGGIGTGRQVAAALALGAQGVWMGSAFLTSAEYDLGVRLDSGRSVIQEAMLTATSADTVRRRIYTGKPARLLKSRWTDAWDADGAPEPLPMPLQNILVSEAHQRMSESTDPTAVAMPVGQIVGRMNEIRPVADIIAELVSGFDEATKRLDGIRDA; encoded by the coding sequence GTGAGAACCGAACTGTGTGATCGCTTCGGCATCGACTACCCGATCTTCGTCTTCACGCCCTCGGAGAAGGTGGCCGCGGCCGTCACCCGAGCCGGCGGACTCGGCGTGTTGGGCTGTGTGCGGTTCAACGACGCCGACGACCTCGAGAACGTGCTGCAGTGGATGGACGCCAACACCGACGGTAAGCCCTACGGCGTCGACATCGTGATGCCGGCCAAGGTGCCGACCGAGGGCACGTCGGTCGACATCAACAAGCTGATCCCCGCGGAGCACCGCGAGTTCGTCGACAAGACGCTCGCCGACCTCGGGGTGCCGCCGCTGCCCGCCGACGAGGAACGCTCCGAAGGTGTTCTGGGATGGCTGCATTCGGTGGCGCGCAGCCACGTCGAGGTGGCCCTCAAGCACCCCATCAAGCTGATCGCCAACGCGCTGGGCTCACCGCCCAAGGACGTCATCGATCAGGTGCACGAGGCCGGCGTGCCGATCGCGGCGCTGGCGGGCTCGGCCAAACACGCACTGCGCCATGCCGAGAACGGCGTCGACATCGTCGTCGCCCAGGGCCACGAGGCCGGCGGGCACACCGGTGAGATCGGCTCCATGGTGCTCTGGCCCGAGATCGTCGACGCCCTGGACGGCAGGACCCCGGTGCTCGCGGCCGGCGGGATCGGCACCGGCAGGCAGGTCGCCGCCGCGCTGGCCCTCGGCGCACAAGGGGTCTGGATGGGTTCGGCGTTCCTGACCTCGGCTGAGTACGACCTCGGCGTGCGCCTCGACTCGGGCCGCTCGGTGATCCAGGAGGCCATGCTGACGGCGACGTCGGCCGACACGGTGCGCCGACGCATCTACACCGGTAAGCCGGCGCGGCTGCTCAAGAGCCGCTGGACCGACGCCTGGGATGCCGACGGCGCGCCCGAACCGCTGCCGATGCCGCTGCAGAACATCCTCGTCAGCGAAGCCCATCAGCGGATGAGCGAGTCGACCGATCCCACCGCGGTGGCGATGCCCGTCGGGCAGATCGTCGGCCGGATGAACGAGATCCGGCCCGTCGCCGACATCATCGCCGAACTGGTCAGCGGGTTCGACGAGGCGACGAAACGGCTGGACGGCATCCGCGACGCCTGA
- a CDS encoding amidohydrolase family protein has protein sequence MTIDVWMQHPTQRFLDHEMLATLRRWTGGAMPDDDVPIDVTIAAMDAASVAVGLLSAWRGPNGLDLVSNDEVAAWVRSHPDRLAGLATVDLDRPMEAVRELRRRVRDDGFVGLRVVPWLWRLPPTDRHYYPLFAECVELGVPFCTQVGHTGPLRPSETGRPIPYIDEVALDFPELVIVCGHVGYPWTEEMVAVARKHPNVYIDTSAYTTKRLPAELVAFMKTETGQRKVLFGTNYPMIGHTHALDGLDELGLSDAARHDYLHANAARVFARLEEHI, from the coding sequence ATGACGATCGACGTCTGGATGCAGCATCCGACCCAGCGGTTCCTCGACCACGAGATGCTGGCGACGCTTCGCCGCTGGACCGGCGGTGCGATGCCCGACGACGATGTCCCGATCGACGTCACGATCGCTGCGATGGACGCGGCCAGCGTCGCCGTCGGACTGCTGAGCGCGTGGCGGGGTCCGAACGGACTCGACCTGGTCTCCAACGACGAGGTCGCCGCCTGGGTGCGCTCCCACCCCGACCGACTGGCCGGCCTGGCCACCGTCGATCTCGACCGCCCGATGGAGGCTGTCCGCGAGTTGCGCAGGCGGGTCCGCGACGACGGGTTCGTCGGATTGCGGGTGGTGCCCTGGTTGTGGCGTCTGCCGCCGACCGACCGGCACTACTACCCGCTGTTCGCCGAGTGCGTCGAACTGGGCGTGCCCTTCTGCACCCAGGTCGGGCACACCGGGCCGCTGCGGCCGTCGGAAACCGGGCGGCCGATCCCGTACATCGACGAGGTCGCGCTCGACTTCCCCGAACTGGTGATCGTCTGCGGCCACGTCGGGTATCCGTGGACGGAGGAGATGGTCGCCGTCGCCCGCAAGCACCCGAACGTCTACATCGACACCTCCGCGTACACGACCAAGCGGCTCCCCGCAGAACTCGTCGCCTTCATGAAGACCGAGACCGGGCAGCGAAAGGTGTTGTTCGGCACTAACTATCCGATGATCGGGCATACGCACGCCCTGGACGGCCTCGACGAGCTGGGCCTGTCCGACGCCGCACGGCACGACTACCTGCACGCCAACGCCGCACGCGTGTTCGCCCGACTCGAGGAGCACATATGA
- a CDS encoding acyl-CoA synthetase — protein MALNIADLAEHAIDAVPDRVALISGDEKLTYAELEEKSNRLAHYLLDHGVKKDDKVGLYCRNRIEIVIAMLGIVKAGAILVNVNFRYVEGELKYLFDNSDMVALVHERRYADRVANVLPETPNVKTILVVEDGTDEDFQRYGGVEFYSALEEGSPERDFGPRSEDDIYLLYTGGTTGFPKGVMWRHEDIYRVLFGGTDFATGEPIADEYGLAKQAAESGPMVRYPIPPMIHGATQSATWMALFSGQTTVLVPEFDADAVWRTIHEHKVNLLFFTGDAMARPLLDALLAHQGEGNTYDLSSLFLLASTAALFSTSIKEKFLELLPNRIITDSIGSSETGFGGTSVVAKGQSHTGGPRVTIDKNTVVLDEDGNEVEPGSGKRGIIAKRGHIPVGYFKDEKKTAETFKTINGVRYAIPGDYAEVEADGTVTMLGRGSVSINSGGEKIYPEEVEAALKGHPDVFDALVVGVPDPRFGQHVAAVVHPREGTRPTLADLDAFVRSEIAGYKVPRSLWLVDEVKRSPAGKPDYRWAKDVTEARPADEVHEKHAAVQS, from the coding sequence GTGGCCCTGAACATCGCCGATCTCGCCGAGCACGCCATCGACGCCGTGCCTGACCGCGTCGCCCTGATCTCGGGCGACGAGAAGCTGACCTACGCCGAGCTCGAGGAGAAATCGAACCGGCTGGCGCACTACCTGCTCGATCACGGCGTCAAGAAGGACGACAAGGTCGGGCTGTACTGCCGCAACCGCATCGAGATCGTCATCGCGATGCTCGGCATCGTCAAGGCCGGCGCCATCCTGGTCAACGTCAACTTCCGGTACGTCGAGGGTGAGCTGAAGTACCTCTTCGACAACTCCGACATGGTCGCCCTGGTGCACGAGCGCCGCTACGCCGACCGGGTGGCCAACGTGCTGCCCGAGACGCCGAACGTGAAGACGATCCTCGTCGTCGAGGACGGCACCGATGAGGACTTCCAGCGGTACGGCGGCGTCGAGTTCTACTCCGCGCTCGAGGAGGGCTCTCCGGAGCGCGACTTCGGCCCGCGCAGCGAGGACGACATCTATCTGCTCTACACCGGCGGCACCACCGGCTTCCCCAAGGGCGTGATGTGGCGCCACGAGGACATCTACCGAGTTCTGTTCGGCGGCACCGACTTCGCCACCGGCGAGCCGATCGCCGACGAGTACGGCCTGGCGAAGCAGGCAGCCGAGAGCGGGCCGATGGTCCGCTACCCGATCCCGCCGATGATCCACGGCGCCACGCAGTCCGCCACGTGGATGGCACTGTTCTCGGGCCAGACCACCGTGCTGGTGCCGGAATTCGATGCCGACGCCGTATGGCGCACCATTCACGAGCACAAGGTGAACCTGCTGTTCTTCACCGGTGACGCGATGGCCCGGCCGCTGCTCGACGCCCTGCTCGCCCACCAGGGCGAGGGCAACACCTACGACCTGTCGAGCCTGTTCCTGCTCGCCAGCACCGCGGCGCTGTTCTCGACCAGCATCAAGGAGAAGTTCCTCGAGCTGCTGCCCAACCGCATCATCACCGACTCGATCGGCTCGTCGGAGACCGGCTTCGGCGGCACCAGCGTGGTGGCCAAGGGGCAGTCGCACACCGGCGGACCCCGGGTGACCATCGACAAGAACACCGTCGTCCTCGACGAGGACGGCAACGAGGTCGAGCCCGGTTCGGGCAAGCGCGGCATCATCGCCAAGCGCGGCCACATCCCGGTGGGCTATTTCAAGGACGAGAAGAAGACGGCCGAGACGTTCAAGACCATCAACGGGGTGCGCTACGCCATCCCCGGCGACTACGCCGAGGTGGAGGCCGACGGCACCGTGACGATGCTGGGCCGCGGCTCGGTGTCGATCAACAGCGGCGGCGAGAAGATCTACCCCGAAGAGGTCGAAGCCGCCCTCAAGGGCCACCCCGATGTGTTCGACGCGCTCGTGGTCGGGGTACCCGACCCGCGGTTCGGTCAGCACGTGGCCGCCGTCGTCCATCCGCGCGAGGGCACCCGCCCGACGCTGGCTGACCTGGATGCGTTCGTGCGCAGCGAGATCGCGGGGTACAAGGTGCCGCGCAGCCTCTGGCTGGTCGACGAGGTGAAGCGCTCGCCCGCGGGCAAACCTGACTACCGGTGGGCCAAGGACGTGACCGAGGCGCGCCCGGCCGACGAGGTCCACGAGAAGCATGCGGCGGTGCAGTCGTGA
- a CDS encoding LpqN/LpqT family lipoprotein produces MTRAVTRFAVAAAVVVSACGSPTDGGPSPSTPAGPVTSAPPAAAAAEPNAAPTRARTIREYIATNGLQETVIHRGDAGAPSVDLPWMDGWEDAGSLTPEWAYSAIVYRGDRPEEYTPNIVVLMSKLTGAADPQGVIDAAPGELADLAGWTPIGEPGPGGRDDYPSYRLGGTWVQNGVTKVVAQTTVAIPADDGLYVVQFNADAAQSEFDIADAGLTTVTEQAIILP; encoded by the coding sequence ATGACCCGCGCCGTCACCCGGTTCGCCGTTGCGGCTGCCGTCGTGGTGTCGGCCTGCGGCTCGCCCACCGACGGCGGTCCGTCTCCGTCGACGCCTGCGGGGCCCGTCACCTCCGCGCCGCCTGCCGCTGCCGCCGCTGAGCCGAACGCGGCTCCCACGCGAGCCCGCACGATTCGCGAGTACATCGCCACGAACGGTTTGCAGGAGACCGTGATCCACCGTGGAGACGCGGGGGCTCCGTCCGTCGACCTGCCGTGGATGGACGGGTGGGAGGACGCGGGGTCCCTCACTCCGGAGTGGGCCTATTCCGCCATCGTCTACCGGGGCGACCGGCCCGAGGAGTACACACCGAACATCGTGGTGCTGATGTCGAAGCTGACCGGCGCGGCTGATCCGCAGGGCGTGATCGACGCGGCTCCCGGCGAGCTCGCTGACCTCGCCGGCTGGACGCCGATCGGGGAGCCGGGACCGGGTGGTCGCGACGACTACCCGAGTTACCGGCTCGGTGGCACGTGGGTGCAGAACGGCGTCACGAAGGTCGTGGCGCAGACGACGGTGGCGATCCCTGCCGACGACGGCCTCTACGTGGTGCAGTTCAACGCCGACGCGGCGCAGAGCGAGTTCGACATCGCCGATGCGGGTCTGACCACCGTGACCGAGCAGGCCATCATCCTGCCCTGA